A region from the Lolium perenne isolate Kyuss_39 chromosome 4, Kyuss_2.0, whole genome shotgun sequence genome encodes:
- the LOC127296712 gene encoding uncharacterized protein, translating to MGFVSFIGRVLFASVFLLSAYQEFNEFGTDGGPAAKALKPKFNSFTKNISAQLGVVVPHVELKHVIAATIGLKGLGGLLFIVSSQFGAYLLALYLAFITPVVYDFYNYDMEKAEFVQLFIKFTQNVALFGALLFFLGMKNSIPKRQPKKKTAKSKTN from the exons atgGGGTTCGTGTCCTTCATCGGGAGGGTCCTCTTCGCCTCCGTCTTCCTCCTATCCGCCTACCAGGA GTTCAATGAATTTGGAACTGATGGTGGGCCAGCTGCAAAGGCTCTTAAGCCTAAGTTCAACAGTttcaccaaaaatatttctgcacAACTGGGAGTTGTGGTGCCCCATGTTGAG TTGAAGCATGTCATCGCTGCTACCATTGGTCTGAAGGGTCTGGGAGGTCTCCTTTTCATTGTTAGCAGCCAGTTTGGGGCTTATCTCCTG GCGCTCTACCTTGCGTTCATCACCCCTGTTGTCTATGACTTCTACAACTACGACATGGAGAAGGCTGAGTTCGTGCAACTCTTCATCAAATTCACACAG AACGTGGCACTCTTTGgagccctcctcttcttcctgggcATGAAGAACTCCATCCCCAAGAGGCAGCCCAAGAAGAAGACCGCCAAGTCCAAGACTAACTAG